One region of Hoeflea sp. 108 genomic DNA includes:
- a CDS encoding LysR substrate-binding domain-containing protein, with protein sequence MQSLRHLLPSAGSLIIFEAAGRLASFTAAGRELGMTQAAVSYAIRGLEDQLGAKLFQRRHRQVLLTEAGERFHADVTLGLSHIRKSAEELRARAGGMHVTLSASTAFASFWMMPRLQKFRDDLPGIDLRIQTADRDLDLVAEGIPLGIRGGDAADWPDYELLPIADEEVYPVAGPAYLARAGMPKTPAEITLHHLIHLEEPYRPAATWNEWFQSAGLNGAVAKRGLVINDYVLVIQAVMEGQGIALGWRHLTDRLIAAGLLVRLSDHVMTTNKGFHVAWPKNRALTESAEKVRDWLAAQA encoded by the coding sequence ATGCAAAGCCTTCGCCACCTTTTGCCCTCGGCAGGTAGCCTGATCATCTTCGAAGCCGCCGGGCGACTGGCGAGCTTCACCGCCGCCGGACGCGAGCTCGGCATGACACAGGCCGCCGTGTCCTATGCGATCCGCGGGCTGGAGGACCAGCTCGGCGCCAAGCTGTTCCAGCGCCGCCACCGACAGGTGCTGCTGACCGAGGCCGGCGAGCGTTTCCATGCCGACGTCACACTCGGCCTGTCGCATATCCGCAAATCGGCGGAGGAATTGAGGGCGCGGGCCGGCGGCATGCATGTGACGCTGTCGGCCTCGACCGCCTTTGCCTCGTTCTGGATGATGCCCAGACTGCAGAAGTTTCGCGACGACCTCCCCGGCATCGACCTGCGCATCCAGACCGCCGACCGCGACCTCGATCTCGTCGCCGAGGGCATTCCGCTCGGCATCAGAGGTGGCGACGCTGCCGACTGGCCGGATTACGAGCTTTTGCCGATCGCCGACGAGGAGGTCTATCCGGTCGCCGGGCCGGCCTATCTGGCGCGCGCCGGCATGCCCAAGACGCCTGCCGAAATCACGTTGCACCACCTGATCCACCTCGAAGAGCCCTACCGCCCGGCCGCGACCTGGAACGAATGGTTCCAGTCGGCCGGCCTCAACGGCGCAGTGGCCAAGCGCGGACTGGTCATCAACGACTACGTGCTTGTCATCCAGGCGGTCATGGAAGGCCAGGGCATCGCGCTCGGCTGGCGCCACCTGACCGACCGGCTGATTGCGGCGGGGCTGCTGGTCCGGCTGTCCGACCATGTCATGACGACGAACAAGGGGTTTCACGTCGCCTGGCCGAAGAATCGTGCCCTTACCGAAAGCGCTGAAAAGGTGCGCGACTGGCTGGCAGCGCAGGCGTGA